One Cryptococcus decagattii chromosome 8, complete sequence DNA segment encodes these proteins:
- a CDS encoding mitochondrial division protein 1 yields the protein MASHHDHDKPLRSALDPISSAYLPSLNGTLSIAKEVLIGPFQGDHRQSESARILSDLGPSLMQPRFLNVASSSQQQSLSKSSRPNSPYPLLRLPTNLPFNKSSQPTASSLAILEAVENLTSLSLDDPSHPRNGQESPSLIRGFKATIPSSELAKQRRRMIRGGIVDEDLGGKIGLKKLGDRARGLLTEKGEDEEDGELGVGRHAAKKRRKKRESRRFTEGRHLEGKLRLEDLAKQADEIGQDKENLHVRQSLIQSEIAEVGAKIDALEDIRRHLEASLLHLQEEDLELDDELEGVQELMASPAIKAAAAGTKSLPPSSSGAGISNKSSRRRKGPAFLPSEHDELPSGVAFMTLSGHTAPITALDFDEPYGMLVTAGQDDAVKVWDLCDGEEIGQLRGHRGTVKAVQVEDTLCLTGGADGNVRLWDLRMVEDYEERLHTQLAELARQDPLKRIAEQRAHEEDGEHAEEDDELPDGILQNSQPGDGSPCVRTLEGHSKSVTALYYEDGCLVTGSSDKTIRQWDVATGQCVLTMDILWAISNPPPLPSSGPPQRPPHLSHRSSTSFGSTTYEDILPSPGASLVGMSGAALLSAATNQSFAVPTPPYADGTWEMYQDFVGGVQFWGYALASGSGDGGVRMWDLRTGQAHRTLIGHTAPVTCLQFDEQYIVTGSLDRTVRIWDLRMGSVSEVHKYEYPVTALQFDSRKVVACTGENGVEVYNRTTHVHSRLVVNGHTKPAEKMRFIDKYLVSGGRDGCAKVWAM from the exons ATGGCCAGCCACCATGATCATGACAAGCCTCTACGCTCAGCGCTGGATCCTATATCATCAGCATACCTTCCATCTTTGAACGGCACGCTCTCCATCGCCAAAGAGGTCCTAATTGGCCCTTTTCAAGGAGACCACAGACAATCAGAAAGTGCAAGAATTTTGTCAGACC TCGGCCCTTCTTTGATGCAACCGCGATTTCTGAATGTCGCCTCATCTAGCCAACAACAGTCGCTTTCAAAGTCCTCACGTCCTAATTCACCATACCCACTGTTGCGTCTCCCTACCAACCTTCCTTTCAACAAGTCTTCTCAGCCAACTgcctcttctcttgctATTTTGGAAGCAGTAGAGAATCTTACTTCACTTTCGCTCGACGACCCTTCACATCCCCGAAATGGCCAAGAATCACCCAGCCTGATAAGGGGCTTCAAGGCCACGATACCCTCGTCAGAGCTTGCGAAGCAGCGGAGAAGAATGATAAGAGGTGGAATTGTGGACGAAGATTTGGGAGGCAAAATAGGGTTAAAGAAACTCGGGGATCGAGCAAGAGGATTACTGAcggaaaagggagaagatgaagaggatggggagCTTGGTGTGGGTCGACATGCGGCGAAGAAAAGacgaaagaagagggagagtAGGAGATTTACGGAAGGAAGGCATTTGGAAGGCAAGCTGAGATTAGAAGATCTGGCTAAACAAGCAGACGAGATTGGCCAGGATAAGGAGAATCTGCATGTTAGGCAG TCCTTGATACAATCTGAAATCGCTGAAGTGGGAGCTAAGATTGACGCCTTGGAAGATATCCGCCGTCACCTTGAGgcctcccttcttcatcttcaagaagaagatttggaaTTAGATGACGAACTAGAGGGTGTACAGGAGCTCATGGCCTCGCCGGCTATCaaagcagcagcagcgggTACAAAGTCATTGCCCCCTAGCTCTAGTGGCGCTGGCATAAGTAATAAGAGttcaaggagaagaaagggcCCGGCTTTTCTGCCTTCAGAACATGACGAGCTGCCATCTGGAGTGGCTTTCATG ACCTTAAGTGGACACACCGCACCTATCACTGCACTGGACTTTGACGAACCATACGGAATGCTAGTCACTGCTGGACAGGATGACGCTGTCAAGGTTTGGGACCTGTGTGACGGTGAGGAGATTGGACAGCTGCGAGGACATAGAG GGACCGTCAAAGCCGTGCAAGTCGAAGATACTTTATGTTTGACCGGCGGCGCTGATGGCAACGTTCGTCTGTGGGATCTGCGCATGGTTGAAGATTACGAAGAACGTCTCCATACTCAGCTCGCCGAGCTTGCTCGACAGGATCCTCTCAAGAGAATAGCCGAGCAAAGAGCCcatgaagaggatggagaacATGCcgaggaagacgatgagTTGCCTGATGGCATTTTGCAGAATTCACAGCCTGGAGATGGTAGCCCTTGCGTGAGAACCTTGGAGGGTCACAGCAAGAGTGTCACAGCACTGTATTACGAAGACGGGTGTTTGGTCACTGGCTCTTCAGATAAGACTATCCGACAATGGGACGTTGCTACAGGTCAATGTGTTCTTACTATGGATATTCTGTGGGCGATCTCcaatcctcctcctctgccTTCGTCTGGACCTCCTCAACGACCCCCACATCTTTCCCACCGCTCATCAACATCGTTTGGCTCTACCACGTACGAAGACATTCTCCCCTCGCCCGGTGCTTCGTTGGTCGGCATGTCGGGAGCTGCCCTGCTTAGCGCCGCGACAAACCAAAGTTTTGCCGTTCCGACCCCTCCTTATGCTGATGGGACGTGGGAAATGTATCAAGACTTTGTGGGAGGCGTGCAATTCTGGGGTTACGCTTTGGCCAGTGGAAGTGGGGATGGCGGCGTGAGAATGTGGGATTTGAGGACTGGACAGGCGCATAGGACTCTAATTGGACATACTGCCCCAGTCACATGCTTGCAGTTTGACGAGCAATACATTGTCACTGGAAGTCTGGACCGAACTGTCAGA ATATGGGATCTCCGTATGGGTTCCGTTTCGGAAGTCCACAAATACGAATATCCGGTTACAGCACTTCAGTTCGATAGCCGCAAAGTGGTGGCGTGTACTGGAGAGAACGGCGTGGAGGTGTACAACCGCACGACCCACGTCCACTCACGGTTGGTGGTCAACGGCCATACCAAGCCAGCGGAAAAAATGAGGTTTATCGACAAGTATCTGGTGtctggaggaagagacggATGCGCCAAGGTGTGGGCTATGTAG